A genomic segment from Chlorogloeopsis sp. ULAP01 encodes:
- the atpH gene encoding ATP synthase F1 subunit delta → MNFLMLLVDRCRILWLQGICQEYQRLLRELNQIVLAEAIATIELTEKQQQAIAEKVKEMTGAKQVELKTRIDPNILGGLVVKVGSQVIDISLREQLRRLANSLMK, encoded by the coding sequence ATTAATTTTTTAATGCTTTTAGTAGATCGTTGCCGGATCTTGTGGTTACAAGGTATTTGCCAAGAATACCAACGTTTGTTACGTGAATTAAACCAGATCGTACTAGCTGAAGCGATCGCCACCATTGAACTCACGGAAAAACAACAGCAGGCGATCGCCGAAAAAGTCAAAGAAATGACAGGGGCTAAACAAGTTGAACTCAAAACCCGTATTGATCCAAATATACTTGGTGGTCTCGTCGTTAAAGTTGGCTCTCAAGTGATAGATATTAGTCTGAGAGAGCAACTTCGTCGCCTTGCAAATTCTTTGATGAAATAA
- a CDS encoding class I SAM-dependent methyltransferase, with the protein MGKTGDYIDVSCLQGVSETLLIPFIARAQASTLFPDLQFQDAIAEDILPKLNIDFSTLPLDTDSLRKNIVRGRIFDRQLRLFLDAYPDATVISLGAGLSTQFYRVDNGHLKWFDIDLSEVIKVKSTLLPQNNRYHLYGCSLTDPKWLNIVFWSINEPVIIICEGVLNFIEPTEVKNFFQMVAKHFMTQTQIIFDYVHPLLVRVANKSKYIHKTSAKFRWGISNIQEVIEWSERFELIDEFSIMSEIGGTKGLLSILFNRITGSHLYAIAQLGLHPIPTN; encoded by the coding sequence ATGGGCAAGACAGGTGATTATATTGACGTGTCTTGTTTACAAGGCGTATCAGAAACGCTTTTAATTCCGTTTATAGCACGCGCGCAGGCATCTACTCTTTTCCCAGATCTCCAATTTCAAGACGCGATCGCAGAAGACATTTTGCCTAAATTAAATATTGATTTCTCCACTTTGCCGCTTGATACAGATTCACTCCGAAAAAATATTGTTCGAGGACGTATTTTTGACCGACAATTGCGGCTGTTCTTGGATGCTTATCCAGATGCAACAGTAATTAGCTTAGGAGCGGGTTTATCGACACAGTTTTATCGGGTAGATAATGGTCATTTGAAGTGGTTCGATATTGATTTATCAGAAGTAATTAAGGTTAAGTCTACTCTTCTTCCGCAGAATAATCGCTACCATTTGTACGGATGTTCCTTGACTGATCCAAAGTGGTTAAATATAGTTTTTTGGTCTATTAATGAGCCAGTAATTATTATTTGCGAGGGTGTTCTCAACTTTATTGAACCGACAGAAGTTAAAAATTTTTTCCAAATGGTTGCAAAGCATTTTATGACACAAACACAAATTATTTTTGATTATGTTCATCCTTTACTAGTTAGAGTTGCAAATAAGTCAAAGTATATTCATAAAACGTCTGCCAAGTTTAGATGGGGAATAAGCAATATTCAGGAAGTTATTGAATGGAGTGAGCGGTTTGAGTTAATAGATGAATTTTCTATTATGAGTGAAATTGGTGGAACTAAGGGTTTGTTGTCAATATTGTTTAATCGAATTACTGGGAGTCATCTTTACGCTATTGCTCAATTAGGCTTACATCCTATACCAACCAACTAA
- a CDS encoding HNH endonuclease: MSKFWNSLLINSFNPKFKIGMTCELCEREVKCLTVHHLIPRQKKGHHGPKINICSACHRQIHNLFDNTRLAQELNSVEKLKNEPKMQKFIAWVRKQNPDKRVKVNRHKG, encoded by the coding sequence GTGTCAAAATTCTGGAATAGCCTATTAATCAATAGTTTTAATCCAAAATTTAAAATTGGTATGACTTGTGAATTATGTGAAAGAGAAGTGAAATGCCTGACTGTTCATCACTTGATTCCTAGACAGAAAAAAGGTCATCATGGGCCGAAAATAAATATATGTTCTGCCTGTCATAGGCAAATTCACAATTTGTTTGATAATACCCGTCTGGCACAAGAGTTAAATTCAGTAGAAAAGTTAAAAAATGAACCAAAAATGCAGAAATTTATAGCTTGGGTAAGGAAGCAAAATCCTGATAAACGTGTCAAGGTTAATCGCCATAAAGGATAA
- a CDS encoding zinc ABC transporter substrate-binding protein, protein MSKTLQHNQLLRLIFITLTAGCVGCSNVSNLLNTSSTTTVTSDELNSNLPRVVATTSVLCDLIKQVAAQTVALTCLIPPEINPHLYQPKTEDRQALNEANIIFFNGYNFEPNLFKVIKASKNGAAKIAVAQRAVPKPLQYRKDGRIVPDPHVWHNPKNGMRMVEVISANLSKVSPEHTSIYKSNTQKIKQELTQLDTWIKSRIASIPPKNRELITVHNTMGYYAKAYNLSWTSVLQSVNNQEQIPATRVKTLVQTIKQARVPRIFIETTTNPSILNPVTQKAKVKVSKRQLFADNLGELGTDGDTYQKMLTANTRTIVEGLGGTYLIFEPHTVKN, encoded by the coding sequence ATGTCAAAAACATTACAACATAACCAACTTCTACGTCTGATATTCATTACTTTAACTGCTGGATGTGTTGGCTGTAGTAATGTCAGTAATTTGCTCAACACTTCTTCTACAACTACTGTTACCTCGGATGAATTAAACAGTAATTTACCTAGAGTTGTTGCAACTACTAGTGTTCTCTGTGATTTAATCAAACAGGTGGCAGCACAGACTGTAGCTCTTACCTGCTTAATTCCTCCTGAGATTAATCCTCATCTTTATCAACCAAAAACGGAAGACCGTCAAGCTCTCAATGAAGCAAATATTATTTTCTTTAATGGATATAATTTTGAACCAAATTTATTCAAAGTTATAAAAGCAAGTAAAAATGGTGCAGCAAAAATCGCAGTTGCTCAACGTGCTGTCCCCAAACCATTGCAATATAGAAAAGATGGAAGAATAGTACCCGATCCTCATGTTTGGCACAATCCCAAAAATGGGATGAGGATGGTAGAAGTAATTAGCGCTAATCTTAGTAAAGTGTCTCCTGAGCATACATCTATCTACAAAAGTAACACTCAAAAAATCAAACAAGAACTAACACAACTGGATACCTGGATTAAATCGAGAATAGCTAGTATTCCTCCCAAAAACCGTGAGTTAATTACTGTCCACAACACAATGGGTTATTATGCAAAAGCTTATAATCTTTCATGGACAAGTGTTTTGCAAAGTGTTAATAATCAAGAACAAATTCCAGCTACGAGAGTTAAAACACTAGTTCAAACTATTAAACAAGCAAGAGTGCCACGAATTTTTATAGAGACTACAACCAATCCTAGTATATTGAACCCTGTTACTCAAAAAGCAAAAGTAAAAGTCTCTAAAAGGCAATTATTTGCTGATAATTTAGGAGAATTAGGAACTGATGGAGATACCTATCAAAAAATGCTTACTGCTAACACCCGCACAATTGTAGAAGGGCTAGGCGGAACATATCTCATTTTTGAACCACATACAGTCAAAAATTAA
- a CDS encoding WD40 repeat domain-containing protein: MNPSTIDSKEFKQLFSTTLSDYITAIAWSPQGKTLAAASAFGEVVLCENEKLTTLQVGNDVSFNCLAFSYDGQFLAVGGQDGRVKIWRKGQLISTLGNATAWIDKLTWHPTSNQLAFSLGRYVQVWDADFREIVVTLNFESSSALGIDWSSDGEYLAICGHRGVKVWNSQDWYEEPYILDIPSACITMAWSPDGKYLASANMDRTLTVVETQLLISGKEPQPWVMRGFPGKIRHIAWSNISNQNNAPLLACCSVDGIIVWEKSPDESLGWEATVLTNHVDVINAIAFAPNSLLLASAGADGWICLWQQAKQVLQILTGASEGFSCLAWHPQGNQIAAGAENGELIIWSK; this comes from the coding sequence ATGAATCCCTCTACTATTGACTCTAAAGAGTTTAAACAGTTATTTTCAACGACACTTTCAGATTACATCACAGCGATCGCTTGGTCACCACAAGGTAAAACTTTAGCAGCCGCTTCTGCTTTTGGAGAAGTTGTACTATGTGAAAATGAAAAGCTGACTACCCTGCAAGTTGGTAATGATGTATCTTTCAACTGCCTTGCCTTTTCCTATGATGGGCAGTTCTTAGCTGTTGGTGGGCAAGACGGACGAGTGAAAATATGGCGAAAAGGTCAATTAATCAGCACTTTAGGAAATGCTACCGCTTGGATTGACAAACTGACTTGGCACCCTACCAGCAACCAGCTAGCTTTTAGTTTGGGGCGCTACGTCCAAGTTTGGGATGCTGATTTTCGTGAGATTGTTGTTACCCTAAATTTTGAGTCGTCTTCGGCATTGGGTATTGACTGGTCTAGCGACGGGGAGTACCTTGCTATTTGCGGTCATCGAGGAGTAAAGGTATGGAATAGCCAAGATTGGTATGAGGAACCGTACATACTAGATATACCTTCTGCTTGTATTACTATGGCTTGGTCGCCAGATGGCAAGTATCTCGCTTCTGCTAATATGGATCGCACGCTGACTGTTGTTGAAACTCAGCTCTTAATCTCTGGCAAAGAACCTCAGCCTTGGGTAATGCGGGGTTTTCCTGGAAAAATTCGCCATATTGCATGGTCAAACATTAGTAACCAAAACAATGCGCCTCTTTTAGCCTGCTGTAGTGTTGATGGTATTATCGTGTGGGAAAAGTCGCCTGATGAATCACTGGGTTGGGAAGCAACGGTGTTAACTAATCATGTAGATGTAATTAATGCGATCGCTTTTGCACCCAACAGCTTGCTGCTTGCTTCTGCTGGTGCTGATGGCTGGATTTGTTTGTGGCAACAAGCCAAGCAAGTATTGCAAATTCTCACAGGCGCCTCTGAAGGCTTTTCTTGTCTAGCATGGCATCCCCAAGGCAACCAAATTGCCGCAGGTGCTGAAAATGGTGAATTGATAATTTGGTCAAAGTAA